From one Dama dama isolate Ldn47 chromosome 4, ASM3311817v1, whole genome shotgun sequence genomic stretch:
- the COG8 gene encoding conserved oligomeric Golgi complex subunit 8 isoform X1: MAATATIPSSTTASATTTATAAALGEVEDEGLLASLFRDRFPEAQWRERPDVGRYLRELSGSGLERLRREPERLAEERAQLLQQTRDLAFANYKTFIRGAECTERIHRLFGDVEESLGRLLDRLPSFQQSCRNFVKEAEEISSNRRMNTLTLNRHTEILEILEIPQLMDTCVRNSYYEEALELAAYVRRLERKYSSIPVIQGIVNEVRQSMQLMLSQLIQQLRTNIQLPACLRVIGFLRQMGVFTEAELRVKFLQARDAWLRSILTAIPNDDPYFHITKTIEACRVHLFDIITQYRAIFSDEDPLLPPAVGEHMVNESAIFHGWVLQKVSQFLQVLETDLNRGTGSRLDSLLGQCMYFGLSFSRVGADFRGQLAPVFQQVAIGTFQKAIQEAVEKFQDEMNSYTLISTPAVLGSSTLPAAAPVTQPGTLQPPMVLLDFPPLACFLNNILVAFNDLRLCCPVALAQDVTRALEDALDKVTKVILAFHRAEEAAFSSGEQELFVQFCTVFLEDLVPYLNRCLQVLFPPAQIAQTLGIPPTQLSKYGNLGHVNVSVVQEPLAFILPKREPVFCLDKELVPELPAPAPALPPEAPSPEPVSPAVPDAGQEEVESAGPPQPDEPSAGI, from the exons ATGGCTGCGACGGCGACGATTCCATCTTCAACTACGGCCTCGGCCACGACGACAGCCACCGCGGCTGCTCTCGGGGAGGTGGAGGATGAAGGGCTCCTGGCGTCGCTGTTCCGGGACCGCTTTCCGGAGGCCCAGTGGCGGGAGCGGCCTGACGTGGGACGCTATCTCAGGGAGTTGAGTGGCTCAGGACTGGAGCGGCTGCGGCGGGAGCCGGAGCGCCTGGCCGAGGAGCGAGCGCAGCTGCTGCAGCAGACGCGCGACTTGGCCTTCGCCAACTACAAGACCTTCATCCGCGGCGCCGAGTGCACCGAGCGCATCCACCGTCTCTTTGGGGATGTGGAGGAGTCGCTCGGCCGCCTGCTCGACCGCTTGCCCAGCTTCCAACAGAGCTGCAG GAATTTTGTGAAAGAGGCTGAAGAGATCAGTTCCAATCGCCGGATGAACACCCTGACTCTAAACCGGCACACGGAAATCCTGGAGATCCTGGAGATCCCTCAGCTCATGGACACCTGTGTCCGGAACAGCTATTATGAAGAGGCCCTGGAGCTGGCAGCCTACGTACGCCGACTAGAAAGGAAATACTCCTCCATCCCTGTCATCCAG GGCATTGTGAATGAAGTGCGCCAGTCCATGCAGCTGATGCTGAGCCAGCTGATCCAACAACTGAGGACCAACATCCAGCTCCCCGCCTGCCTCCGTGTCATTGGCTTTCTACGGCAAATGGGTGTCTTCACTGAGGCTGAGCTGAGGGTCAAGTTTCTTCAGGCCCGAGATGCTTGGCTCCGTTCCATCCTGACTGCCATCCCCAATGATGATCCCTATTTCCACATCACAAAAACCATCGAGGCCTGCCGTGTCCATCTGTTCGATATTATCACCCAGTACCGTGCCATCTTCTCAGACGAGGaccctctgctgcctcctgccGTGGGTGAGCACATGGTGAACGAGAGTGCCATCTTCCACGGCTGGGTGCTGCAGAAAGTCTCACAGTTCCTGCAGGTGCTGGAGACCGACCTTAACCGAGGGACTGGCAGCCGTCTGGACTCTCTGCTCGGCCAGTGCATGTACTTTGGGCTGTCCTTCAGTCGAGTAGGGGCTGATTTCCGGGGTCAGTTGGCACCTGTTTTCCAGCAGGTGGCTATCGGCACTTTCCAGAAAGCAATTCAGGAGGCCGTTGAGAAGTTCCAGGATGAAATGAACTCTTATACCCTCATCTCGACTCCAGCCGTCCTGGGCAGCAGTACCCTGCCAGCTGCTGCTCCAGTCACTCAGCCAGGGACCCTGCAGCCGCCCATGGTGCTCTTAGATTTCCCGCCCCTTGCCTGCTTCCTCAACAACATTCTGGTCGCCTTCAATGATCTACGCCTCTGCTGCCCTGTGGCCCTGGCGCAGGATGTGACCAGGGCCCTGGAGGACGCCCTTGACAAG GTAACTAAAGTAATCCTGGCCTTCCATCGTGCAGAAGAGGCTGCCTTCAGCAGTGGGGAGCAAGAGCTCTTTGTCCAGTTCTGCACTGTCTTCCTGGAAGACCTTGTTCCTTATTTAAATCGCTGTCTCCAAGTCCTCTTTCCTCCAGCTCAGATCGCACAGACCTTAG GCATTCCACCCACTCAGCTCTCCAAGTACGGAAACCTGGGGCACGTGAACGTCAGCGTCGTCCAGGAGCCTCTGGCCTTTATCCTGCCCAAGAGAGAGCCGGTCTTCTGTCTGGACAAGGAGCTAGTCCCGGAGCTCCCGGCTCCAGCGCCAGCACTGCCCCCCGAGGCGCCGAGCCCGGAGCCCGTCAGCCCCGCTGTCCCTGACGCGGGGCAAGAGGAGGTGGAGTCCGCGGGGCCCCCGCAGCCCGACGAGCCTAGTGCGGGTATCTGA
- the NIP7 gene encoding 60S ribosome subunit biogenesis protein NIP7 homolog isoform X2 yields the protein MRPLTEEETRVMFEKIAKYIGENLQLLVDRPDGTYCFRLHNDRVYYVSEKILKLAANISGDKLVSLGTCFGKFTKTHKFRLHITALDYLAPYAKYKVWIKPGAEQSFLYGNHVLKSGLGRITENTSQYQGVVVYSMADVPLGFGVAAKSTQDCRKVDPMAIVVFHQADIGEYVRHEETLT from the exons ATGCGGCCGCTGACTGAAGAGGAGACCCGAGTAATGTTTGAGAAGATAGCAAAATA CATCGGGGAGAATCTTCAGCTGCTGGTCGACAGGCCCGACGGCACCTACTGTTTCAGGCTGCACAACGACCGGGTGTACTACGTGAG TGAGAAGATTTTGAAGTTGGCCGCCAATATCTCCGGTGACAAGCTGGTGTCGTTGGGAACGTGCTTCGGAAAATTCACTAAGACCCATAAGTTTCGGTTGCACATCACGGCTCTGGATTACCTCGCACCCTATGCCAAG tATAAAGTGTGGATAAAACCTGGAGCAGAGCAGTCCTTCCTGTATGGGAACCATGTGCTGAAATCTGGACTTGGGCGAATCACTGAAAACACTTCTCAGTACCAGGGAGTCGTGGTCTACTCCATGGCAGATGTCCCTCTG GGTTTTGGGGTGGCAGCAAAGTCCACACAAGACTGCAGGAAAGTAGACCCCATGGCGATTGTGGTATTTCATCAAGCAGACATTGGGGAATATGTGCGGCACGAAGAGACATTGACTTAA
- the COG8 gene encoding conserved oligomeric Golgi complex subunit 8 isoform X3: protein MAATATIPSSTTASATTTATAAALGEVEDEGLLASLFRDRFPEAQWRERPDVGRYLRELSGSGLERLRREPERLAEERAQLLQQTRDLAFANYKTFIRGAECTERIHRLFGDVEESLGRLLDRLPSFQQSCRNFVKEAEEISSNRRMNTLTLNRHTEILEILEIPQLMDTCVRNSYYEEALELAAYVRRLERKYSSIPVIQGIVNEVRQSMQLMLSQLIQQLRTNIQLPACLRVIGFLRQMGVFTEAELRVKFLQARDAWLRSILTAIPNDDPYFHITKTIEACRVHLFDIITQYRAIFSDEDPLLPPAVGEHMVNESAIFHGWVLQKVSQFLQVLETDLNRGTGSRLDSLLGQCMYFGLSFSRVGADFRGQLAPVFQQVAIGTFQKAIQEAVEKFQDEMNSYTLISTPAVLGSSTLPAAAPVTQPGTLQPPMVLLDFPPLACFLNNILVAFNDLRLCCPVALAQDVTRALEDALDKGWTLEESRWCGRQVGGQPASSSTRWTTCRAACSLTKWTARRLQTSTGWR, encoded by the exons ATGGCTGCGACGGCGACGATTCCATCTTCAACTACGGCCTCGGCCACGACGACAGCCACCGCGGCTGCTCTCGGGGAGGTGGAGGATGAAGGGCTCCTGGCGTCGCTGTTCCGGGACCGCTTTCCGGAGGCCCAGTGGCGGGAGCGGCCTGACGTGGGACGCTATCTCAGGGAGTTGAGTGGCTCAGGACTGGAGCGGCTGCGGCGGGAGCCGGAGCGCCTGGCCGAGGAGCGAGCGCAGCTGCTGCAGCAGACGCGCGACTTGGCCTTCGCCAACTACAAGACCTTCATCCGCGGCGCCGAGTGCACCGAGCGCATCCACCGTCTCTTTGGGGATGTGGAGGAGTCGCTCGGCCGCCTGCTCGACCGCTTGCCCAGCTTCCAACAGAGCTGCAG GAATTTTGTGAAAGAGGCTGAAGAGATCAGTTCCAATCGCCGGATGAACACCCTGACTCTAAACCGGCACACGGAAATCCTGGAGATCCTGGAGATCCCTCAGCTCATGGACACCTGTGTCCGGAACAGCTATTATGAAGAGGCCCTGGAGCTGGCAGCCTACGTACGCCGACTAGAAAGGAAATACTCCTCCATCCCTGTCATCCAG GGCATTGTGAATGAAGTGCGCCAGTCCATGCAGCTGATGCTGAGCCAGCTGATCCAACAACTGAGGACCAACATCCAGCTCCCCGCCTGCCTCCGTGTCATTGGCTTTCTACGGCAAATGGGTGTCTTCACTGAGGCTGAGCTGAGGGTCAAGTTTCTTCAGGCCCGAGATGCTTGGCTCCGTTCCATCCTGACTGCCATCCCCAATGATGATCCCTATTTCCACATCACAAAAACCATCGAGGCCTGCCGTGTCCATCTGTTCGATATTATCACCCAGTACCGTGCCATCTTCTCAGACGAGGaccctctgctgcctcctgccGTGGGTGAGCACATGGTGAACGAGAGTGCCATCTTCCACGGCTGGGTGCTGCAGAAAGTCTCACAGTTCCTGCAGGTGCTGGAGACCGACCTTAACCGAGGGACTGGCAGCCGTCTGGACTCTCTGCTCGGCCAGTGCATGTACTTTGGGCTGTCCTTCAGTCGAGTAGGGGCTGATTTCCGGGGTCAGTTGGCACCTGTTTTCCAGCAGGTGGCTATCGGCACTTTCCAGAAAGCAATTCAGGAGGCCGTTGAGAAGTTCCAGGATGAAATGAACTCTTATACCCTCATCTCGACTCCAGCCGTCCTGGGCAGCAGTACCCTGCCAGCTGCTGCTCCAGTCACTCAGCCAGGGACCCTGCAGCCGCCCATGGTGCTCTTAGATTTCCCGCCCCTTGCCTGCTTCCTCAACAACATTCTGGTCGCCTTCAATGATCTACGCCTCTGCTGCCCTGTGGCCCTGGCGCAGGATGTGACCAGGGCCCTGGAGGACGCCCTTGACAAG GGTTGGACCCTAGAGGAGAGCAGGTGGTGTGGCAGGCAAGTGGGTGGGCAGCCCGCATCATCCAGCACGAGATGGACCACTTGCAGGGCTGCCTGTTCATTGACAAAATGGACAGCAAGACGTTTACAAACATCCACTGGATGGAGGTGA
- the VPS4A gene encoding vacuolar protein sorting-associated protein 4A isoform X1 has translation MTTPTLQKAIDLVTKATEEDKAKNYEEALRLYQHAVEYFLHAIKYEAHSDKAKESIRAKCMQYLDRAEKLKDYLRNKEKHGKKPVKENQSESKGSDSDSEGDNPEKKKLQEQLMGAVVMEKPNIRWNDVAGLEGAKEALKEAVILPIKFPHLFTGKRTPWRGILLFGPPGTGKSYLAKAVATEANNSTFFSVSSSDLMSKWLGESEKLVKNLFELARQHKPSIIFIDEVDSLCGSRNENESEAARRIKTEFLVQMQGVGNNNDGTLVLGATNIPWVLDSAIRRRFEKRIYIPLPEEAARAQMFRLHLGSTPHNLTDANIHELARKTEGYSGADISVIVRDSLMQPVRKVQSATHFKKVCGPSRTNPSIMIDDLLTPCSPGDPGAMEMTWMDVPGDKLLEPVVCMSDMLRSLATTRPTVNAEDLLKVKKFSEDFGQES, from the exons ATGACAACGCCAACCCTCCAG AAAGCCATTGATCTGGTGACAAAAGCCACAGAAGAGGATAAAGCCAAGAATTACGAGGAGGCGCTCCGGCTCTACCAGCATGCCGTGGAGTACTTCCTGCACGCTATCAAAT ATGAGGCACACAGCGACAAGGCCAAGGAGAGCATTCGAGCCAAGTGCATGCAGTACCTGGACCGGGCGGAGAAACTGAAGGATTACTTACGAAACAAAGAGAAGCATGGCAAGAAGCCAGTCAAAGAGAATCAAAGCGAGAGTAAGGG CAGCGATAGTGACAGTGAAGGAGATaatccagagaaaaagaaattgcaAGAGCAGCTGATGG GTGCCGTCGTGATGGAGAAGCCCAACATCCGGTGGAATGACGTGGCCGGGCTGGAGGGAGCCAAGGAGGCCCTCAAAGAAGCTGTCATTTTGCCAATTAAATTCCCGCACTTGTTCACAG GCAAGCGCACCCCCTGGCGGGGGATACTGCTCTTCGGGCCGCCCGGCACCGGGAAATCCTACCTGGCCAAAGCAGTGGCGACGGAGGCCAACAACTCCACCTTCTTCTCTGTGTCCTCCTCAGACTTGATGTCTAAGTGGCTGGGGGAGAGCGAGAA GCTAGTCAAGAACCTGTTCGAGCTGGCCCGGCAGCACAAGCCCTCCATCATCTTCATCGACGAGGTGGATTCGCTCTGCGGATCCCGCAATGAGAATGAGAGCGAGGCTGCCCGCAGGATCAAAACGGAGTTCCTAGTCCAGATGCAGG GGGTGGGGAACAACAATGATGGGACTCTGGTGCTAGGTGCCACAAACATCCCATGGGTGTTGGACTCGGCCATTAGAAGGAG GTTTGAAAAGCGAATTTATATCCCATTGCCGGAGGAGGCTGCCCGCGCCCAGATGTTCCGATTGCATCTGGGAAGCACTCCTCACAACCTCACAGACGCCAATATCCACGAGCTGGCCCGGAAGACGGAAGGCTACTCGGGCGCAGACATCAGCGTCATTGTGCGGGACTCCCTCATGCAGCCCGTGAGGAAAGTGCAGTCAGCGACACACTTCAAAAAG GTCTGTGGCCCTTCCCGCACCAACCCTAGCATTATGATCGATGACCTCCTGACCCCATGCTCGCCGGGGGACCCAGGGGCCATGGAGATGACTTGGATGGATGTCCCTGGTGACAAACTGCTAGAGCCTGTAGTTTGCATG TCGGACATGCTCCGGTCTTTGGCCACCACTCGGCCCACTGTGAATGCAGAAGACCTCCTGAAAGTGAAGAAATTCTCAGAGGACTTTGGACAGGAGAGTTAA
- the COG8 gene encoding conserved oligomeric Golgi complex subunit 8 isoform X2: MAATATIPSSTTASATTTATAAALGEVEDEGLLASLFRDRFPEAQWRERPDVGRYLRELSGSGLERLRREPERLAEERAQLLQQTRDLAFANYKTFIRGAECTERIHRLFGDVEESLGRLLDRLPSFQQSCRNFVKEAEEISSNRRMNTLTLNRHTEILEILEIPQLMDTCVRNSYYEEALELAAYVRRLERKYSSIPVIQGIVNEVRQSMQLMLSQLIQQLRTNIQLPACLRVIGFLRQMGVFTEAELRVKFLQARDAWLRSILTAIPNDDPYFHITKTIEACRVHLFDIITQYRAIFSDEDPLLPPAVGEHMVNESAIFHGWVLQKVSQFLQVLETDLNRGTGSRLDSLLGQCMYFGLSFSRVGADFRGQLAPVFQQVAIGTFQKAIQEAVEKFQDEMNSYTLISTPAVLGSSTLPAAAPVTQPGTLQPPMVLLDFPPLACFLNNILVAFNDLRLCCPVALAQDVTRALEDALDKVTKVILAFHRAEEAAFSSGEQELFVQFCTVFLEDLVPYLNRCLQVLFPPAQIAQTLGIPPTQLSKYGNLGHVNVSVVQEPLAFILPKREPVFCLDKELVPELPAPAPALPPEAPRLDPRGEQVVWQASGWAARIIQHEMDHLQGCLFIDKMDSKTFTNIHWMEVND, translated from the exons ATGGCTGCGACGGCGACGATTCCATCTTCAACTACGGCCTCGGCCACGACGACAGCCACCGCGGCTGCTCTCGGGGAGGTGGAGGATGAAGGGCTCCTGGCGTCGCTGTTCCGGGACCGCTTTCCGGAGGCCCAGTGGCGGGAGCGGCCTGACGTGGGACGCTATCTCAGGGAGTTGAGTGGCTCAGGACTGGAGCGGCTGCGGCGGGAGCCGGAGCGCCTGGCCGAGGAGCGAGCGCAGCTGCTGCAGCAGACGCGCGACTTGGCCTTCGCCAACTACAAGACCTTCATCCGCGGCGCCGAGTGCACCGAGCGCATCCACCGTCTCTTTGGGGATGTGGAGGAGTCGCTCGGCCGCCTGCTCGACCGCTTGCCCAGCTTCCAACAGAGCTGCAG GAATTTTGTGAAAGAGGCTGAAGAGATCAGTTCCAATCGCCGGATGAACACCCTGACTCTAAACCGGCACACGGAAATCCTGGAGATCCTGGAGATCCCTCAGCTCATGGACACCTGTGTCCGGAACAGCTATTATGAAGAGGCCCTGGAGCTGGCAGCCTACGTACGCCGACTAGAAAGGAAATACTCCTCCATCCCTGTCATCCAG GGCATTGTGAATGAAGTGCGCCAGTCCATGCAGCTGATGCTGAGCCAGCTGATCCAACAACTGAGGACCAACATCCAGCTCCCCGCCTGCCTCCGTGTCATTGGCTTTCTACGGCAAATGGGTGTCTTCACTGAGGCTGAGCTGAGGGTCAAGTTTCTTCAGGCCCGAGATGCTTGGCTCCGTTCCATCCTGACTGCCATCCCCAATGATGATCCCTATTTCCACATCACAAAAACCATCGAGGCCTGCCGTGTCCATCTGTTCGATATTATCACCCAGTACCGTGCCATCTTCTCAGACGAGGaccctctgctgcctcctgccGTGGGTGAGCACATGGTGAACGAGAGTGCCATCTTCCACGGCTGGGTGCTGCAGAAAGTCTCACAGTTCCTGCAGGTGCTGGAGACCGACCTTAACCGAGGGACTGGCAGCCGTCTGGACTCTCTGCTCGGCCAGTGCATGTACTTTGGGCTGTCCTTCAGTCGAGTAGGGGCTGATTTCCGGGGTCAGTTGGCACCTGTTTTCCAGCAGGTGGCTATCGGCACTTTCCAGAAAGCAATTCAGGAGGCCGTTGAGAAGTTCCAGGATGAAATGAACTCTTATACCCTCATCTCGACTCCAGCCGTCCTGGGCAGCAGTACCCTGCCAGCTGCTGCTCCAGTCACTCAGCCAGGGACCCTGCAGCCGCCCATGGTGCTCTTAGATTTCCCGCCCCTTGCCTGCTTCCTCAACAACATTCTGGTCGCCTTCAATGATCTACGCCTCTGCTGCCCTGTGGCCCTGGCGCAGGATGTGACCAGGGCCCTGGAGGACGCCCTTGACAAG GTAACTAAAGTAATCCTGGCCTTCCATCGTGCAGAAGAGGCTGCCTTCAGCAGTGGGGAGCAAGAGCTCTTTGTCCAGTTCTGCACTGTCTTCCTGGAAGACCTTGTTCCTTATTTAAATCGCTGTCTCCAAGTCCTCTTTCCTCCAGCTCAGATCGCACAGACCTTAG GCATTCCACCCACTCAGCTCTCCAAGTACGGAAACCTGGGGCACGTGAACGTCAGCGTCGTCCAGGAGCCTCTGGCCTTTATCCTGCCCAAGAGAGAGCCGGTCTTCTGTCTGGACAAGGAGCTAGTCCCGGAGCTCCCGGCTCCAGCGCCAGCACTGCCCCCCGAGGCGCCGA GGTTGGACCCTAGAGGAGAGCAGGTGGTGTGGCAGGCAAGTGGGTGGGCAGCCCGCATCATCCAGCACGAGATGGACCACTTGCAGGGCTGCCTGTTCATTGACAAAATGGACAGCAAGACGTTTACAAACATCCACTGGATGGAGGTGAATGACTAA
- the VPS4A gene encoding vacuolar protein sorting-associated protein 4A isoform X2, whose translation MTTPTLQKAIDLVTKATEEDKAKNYEEALRLYQHAVEYFLHAIKYEAHSDKAKESIRAKCMQYLDRAEKLKDYLRNKEKHGKKPVKENQSESKGDSDSEGDNPEKKKLQEQLMGAVVMEKPNIRWNDVAGLEGAKEALKEAVILPIKFPHLFTGKRTPWRGILLFGPPGTGKSYLAKAVATEANNSTFFSVSSSDLMSKWLGESEKLVKNLFELARQHKPSIIFIDEVDSLCGSRNENESEAARRIKTEFLVQMQGVGNNNDGTLVLGATNIPWVLDSAIRRRFEKRIYIPLPEEAARAQMFRLHLGSTPHNLTDANIHELARKTEGYSGADISVIVRDSLMQPVRKVQSATHFKKVCGPSRTNPSIMIDDLLTPCSPGDPGAMEMTWMDVPGDKLLEPVVCMSDMLRSLATTRPTVNAEDLLKVKKFSEDFGQES comes from the exons ATGACAACGCCAACCCTCCAG AAAGCCATTGATCTGGTGACAAAAGCCACAGAAGAGGATAAAGCCAAGAATTACGAGGAGGCGCTCCGGCTCTACCAGCATGCCGTGGAGTACTTCCTGCACGCTATCAAAT ATGAGGCACACAGCGACAAGGCCAAGGAGAGCATTCGAGCCAAGTGCATGCAGTACCTGGACCGGGCGGAGAAACTGAAGGATTACTTACGAAACAAAGAGAAGCATGGCAAGAAGCCAGTCAAAGAGAATCAAAGCGAGAGTAAGGG CGATAGTGACAGTGAAGGAGATaatccagagaaaaagaaattgcaAGAGCAGCTGATGG GTGCCGTCGTGATGGAGAAGCCCAACATCCGGTGGAATGACGTGGCCGGGCTGGAGGGAGCCAAGGAGGCCCTCAAAGAAGCTGTCATTTTGCCAATTAAATTCCCGCACTTGTTCACAG GCAAGCGCACCCCCTGGCGGGGGATACTGCTCTTCGGGCCGCCCGGCACCGGGAAATCCTACCTGGCCAAAGCAGTGGCGACGGAGGCCAACAACTCCACCTTCTTCTCTGTGTCCTCCTCAGACTTGATGTCTAAGTGGCTGGGGGAGAGCGAGAA GCTAGTCAAGAACCTGTTCGAGCTGGCCCGGCAGCACAAGCCCTCCATCATCTTCATCGACGAGGTGGATTCGCTCTGCGGATCCCGCAATGAGAATGAGAGCGAGGCTGCCCGCAGGATCAAAACGGAGTTCCTAGTCCAGATGCAGG GGGTGGGGAACAACAATGATGGGACTCTGGTGCTAGGTGCCACAAACATCCCATGGGTGTTGGACTCGGCCATTAGAAGGAG GTTTGAAAAGCGAATTTATATCCCATTGCCGGAGGAGGCTGCCCGCGCCCAGATGTTCCGATTGCATCTGGGAAGCACTCCTCACAACCTCACAGACGCCAATATCCACGAGCTGGCCCGGAAGACGGAAGGCTACTCGGGCGCAGACATCAGCGTCATTGTGCGGGACTCCCTCATGCAGCCCGTGAGGAAAGTGCAGTCAGCGACACACTTCAAAAAG GTCTGTGGCCCTTCCCGCACCAACCCTAGCATTATGATCGATGACCTCCTGACCCCATGCTCGCCGGGGGACCCAGGGGCCATGGAGATGACTTGGATGGATGTCCCTGGTGACAAACTGCTAGAGCCTGTAGTTTGCATG TCGGACATGCTCCGGTCTTTGGCCACCACTCGGCCCACTGTGAATGCAGAAGACCTCCTGAAAGTGAAGAAATTCTCAGAGGACTTTGGACAGGAGAGTTAA